A window of Streptomyces sp. SAI-127 contains these coding sequences:
- a CDS encoding MarR family transcriptional regulator yields the protein MSSQPLPDVPASPEVIEIERALTRITYLSTRARQHDRLMSLAEVPLDRAAVALLRQVADTEPMRPGELANRLGVEASHVTRTVQQLQKSGYVTRVPDPDDRRAQRIQLTETGQQAIDRIRDAGARGMQLALADWSPEELRQLAGLFHRMVDDFLSHAIDDDSEEPTPAGTA from the coding sequence ATGTCCTCACAGCCGCTCCCCGACGTCCCCGCGTCCCCGGAAGTCATCGAGATCGAGCGGGCGCTCACCCGCATCACCTACCTGAGCACCCGGGCCCGTCAGCACGACCGGCTGATGTCCCTGGCCGAGGTGCCGCTGGACCGTGCCGCCGTGGCGCTGCTGCGGCAGGTCGCCGACACCGAACCGATGCGCCCGGGGGAGCTGGCCAACCGACTGGGGGTGGAGGCCTCCCACGTCACCCGCACCGTCCAGCAGCTGCAGAAGTCGGGTTATGTCACGCGCGTCCCCGACCCCGACGACCGGCGCGCCCAGCGCATCCAGCTCACCGAGACCGGTCAGCAGGCGATCGACCGCATCCGTGACGCGGGCGCCCGCGGTATGCAGCTGGCCCTGGCGGACTGGTCGCCCGAGGAGCTCCGGCAGCTGGCCGGGCTCTTCCACCGCATGGTGGACGACTTCCTCTCCCACGCGATCGACGACGACAGCGAGGAGCCGACACCGGCCGGGACCGCCTGA
- a CDS encoding MFS transporter has product MSLGHACVDVYQGAVAALVPFFVAERAYSYAAASGIVLAASLLSSVVQPLFGALTDRWAMPWLLPLSALTAGSGVALSGVVGSYPLTLAAVAVSGIGVAAYHPEAARAARAVAPGGNTGMGWFSLGGNAGFALAPLLVAAVIATGGLNASPLLAVPAVAGAALCAAAVRASRVRAPAGRSAESSGSDDWPSFLRLSGAVVCRSVVFVGLSAFVSLYVRERVGGGDVAGTAALCVLYAGGAVGTVLGGRLADRYGRVAVVRRAYALTVLAVAGVVLVPGPAVYLFVALTSAGLYVPFSLHVTLGQDCLPGRVGTASGVTLGLTVSVGGLAAPALGALADTTSLRTALVPLIVLPALGGLLLRGLREPAPVRQSAPRLPVR; this is encoded by the coding sequence ATGTCGCTCGGTCACGCCTGTGTGGACGTGTACCAGGGCGCCGTCGCCGCCCTGGTGCCCTTCTTCGTCGCCGAGCGCGCCTATTCGTATGCGGCCGCGTCGGGCATCGTCCTGGCCGCGTCCCTGCTGTCGTCGGTCGTGCAGCCGCTGTTCGGCGCGCTCACCGACCGCTGGGCGATGCCGTGGCTGCTGCCGCTGAGCGCACTGACCGCGGGCTCGGGGGTCGCGCTGAGCGGGGTCGTCGGCTCCTATCCGCTCACCCTGGCGGCGGTCGCCGTGTCCGGGATCGGGGTCGCGGCCTACCACCCGGAGGCCGCCAGGGCCGCGCGAGCCGTCGCGCCCGGCGGCAACACGGGGATGGGGTGGTTCTCGCTCGGCGGCAACGCCGGCTTCGCCCTTGCCCCGCTGCTGGTCGCCGCCGTGATCGCCACGGGCGGGCTGAACGCCTCTCCCTTGCTCGCCGTGCCGGCCGTGGCGGGTGCGGCCCTGTGCGCGGCAGCGGTACGCGCCTCCCGGGTCCGCGCGCCGGCCGGACGGTCGGCCGAGAGCTCCGGAAGCGACGACTGGCCGTCGTTCCTGCGGCTCTCGGGCGCGGTGGTGTGCCGGTCGGTGGTGTTCGTCGGGCTCAGCGCCTTCGTTTCGCTGTACGTCCGTGAGCGCGTCGGCGGCGGGGACGTGGCCGGTACGGCGGCACTGTGCGTGCTCTACGCGGGCGGTGCCGTGGGCACGGTCCTCGGAGGCCGGCTCGCCGACCGGTACGGGCGCGTCGCCGTGGTGCGCCGGGCGTATGCGCTGACCGTGCTCGCCGTCGCCGGGGTGGTGCTCGTCCCGGGCCCCGCGGTGTATCTGTTCGTCGCCCTGACCTCGGCCGGCCTGTACGTGCCGTTCTCCCTGCACGTCACCCTCGGCCAGGACTGTCTGCCGGGACGGGTGGGTACCGCGAGCGGGGTCACGCTGGGCCTGACGGTGAGCGTCGGCGGGCTGGCCGCCCCGGCGCTCGGGGCGCTGGCCGACACCACGTCATTGCGGACCGCGCTGGTGCCGCTGATCGTCCTGCCCGCGCTGGGCGGCCTGCTGTTGAGGGGGCTTCGCGAGCCCGCACCGGTGCGACAGTCCGCTCCGCGCCTTCCGGTGCGGTGA
- a CDS encoding helix-turn-helix transcriptional regulator — MSNIRHRAIRRRAIRYTPSAPTRAQHLAAGERIDAHRHDDHQIVYAGSGVLAVTTDAGTWFAPGTRAIWVPAGTAHAHRAHGRLDLHLVGLPADDNPLALDAPTVLAVGPLLRELILAYTRDPADDSPERHRLLAVLRDQLRASPQQPLLLPTPTDPRLAEVCALVHADPADTRTLSALGAATGASERTLSRLFRGEFGMTFPQWRTQSRLYHALRMLADDVPVTTVAHRCGWSSASAFIDVFHRSFGYTPGTHNRRSR; from the coding sequence ATGTCGAACATCCGCCACCGGGCGATCCGCCGCCGGGCCATCCGCTACACACCTTCGGCGCCCACCCGTGCCCAGCACCTCGCCGCAGGCGAACGCATCGACGCCCACCGGCACGACGACCACCAGATCGTCTACGCCGGCTCCGGCGTCCTCGCGGTCACCACCGACGCCGGCACCTGGTTCGCGCCCGGTACCCGCGCCATATGGGTCCCCGCGGGCACCGCCCACGCCCACCGCGCCCACGGCCGGCTCGACCTGCACCTGGTCGGCCTCCCCGCCGACGACAACCCACTCGCTCTGGACGCCCCGACCGTCCTCGCCGTCGGCCCGCTGCTGCGCGAGCTGATCCTCGCCTACACCCGCGACCCCGCCGACGACAGCCCCGAACGCCACCGCCTGCTCGCCGTCCTGCGCGACCAGCTGCGCGCCTCGCCCCAGCAGCCCCTGCTGCTGCCCACCCCCACCGATCCCCGCCTGGCCGAGGTCTGCGCGCTCGTCCACGCCGACCCCGCCGATACGCGCACCCTGTCCGCCCTCGGCGCCGCGACCGGGGCCTCGGAACGCACCCTCAGCCGACTGTTCCGCGGCGAGTTCGGCATGACCTTCCCGCAGTGGCGCACCCAGTCGCGGCTCTACCACGCCCTGCGCATGCTGGCCGACGACGTCCCCGTCACGACCGTCGCCCACCGCTGCGGCTGGTCCTCCGCGAGCGCTTTCATCGACGTCTTCCACCGCTCCTTCGGCTACACCCCGGGCACCCACAACCGTCGTTCCCGGTGA
- a CDS encoding DoxX family protein: MSRSPRSPLLLAGLLATAGVTHFAAPRPYDATIPRALPGRPRTWTYASGAVELALAAGLVLPKTRRTAALATAAFFVGVFPANVKMAADWRDRPAPLKAAALGRLPLQLPLVLWARSIAKNGKGQA, from the coding sequence GTGTCACGGTCCCCACGCTCGCCCCTGCTGCTCGCCGGCCTGCTGGCCACCGCGGGCGTCACCCACTTCGCCGCACCACGTCCGTACGACGCCACCATCCCGCGGGCCCTGCCCGGCAGGCCCCGGACCTGGACCTACGCGAGCGGTGCCGTGGAGCTCGCGCTCGCTGCCGGCCTGGTGCTGCCGAAGACCCGGCGGACCGCCGCGCTCGCCACGGCCGCCTTCTTCGTCGGGGTGTTCCCCGCCAACGTCAAGATGGCCGCCGACTGGCGTGACCGTCCCGCACCGCTGAAGGCGGCGGCCCTCGGACGGCTGCCGCTGCAACTGCCGCTCGTGCTGTGGGCACGCAGCATCGCGAAGAACGGGAAGGGCCAGGCATGA
- a CDS encoding peroxiredoxin, with protein sequence MSKAIETGDTVEDFELPDETGTSRKLSELLADGPVVLFFYPAALTAGCTAEACHFRDLAAEFAAAGARPVGISGDTVERQQEFAGQHTLGMPLLSDVDGKIRELFGVKRGFSLAPTKRVTFVIAQDRTVLEVVRSELRMNTHADRALEALRAHRQ encoded by the coding sequence ATGAGCAAGGCGATCGAGACCGGCGACACCGTCGAGGACTTCGAGCTCCCGGACGAGACCGGCACCAGCCGCAAGCTGTCCGAGCTGCTCGCCGACGGCCCGGTCGTCCTCTTCTTCTACCCCGCCGCGCTGACCGCCGGCTGCACCGCGGAGGCCTGCCACTTCCGCGACCTCGCCGCCGAGTTCGCCGCGGCCGGCGCCCGGCCGGTGGGCATCAGCGGCGACACCGTCGAACGCCAGCAGGAGTTCGCCGGACAGCACACCCTCGGCATGCCCCTGCTGTCCGACGTCGACGGCAAGATACGCGAGCTCTTCGGCGTCAAGCGAGGCTTCTCCCTGGCGCCCACCAAACGCGTCACCTTCGTCATCGCCCAGGACCGTACGGTGCTGGAGGTCGTCCGCAGCGAACTGCGCATGAACACCCACGCCGACCGCGCCCTCGAAGCCCTGCGCGCACACCGGCAGTGA